In one Arachis duranensis cultivar V14167 chromosome 9, aradu.V14167.gnm2.J7QH, whole genome shotgun sequence genomic region, the following are encoded:
- the LOC107464684 gene encoding uncharacterized protein LOC107464684 — MLSPLQIFSKSSSTSSSSSSPSSALSSTNKLKNLIQTLVLSHMCRLIRSLSKFKAIILNIINNNYDSTIDFPHHHYSRKTNRIILGSFRLHYNWCSSKSSTATHHVLPVLPTKKWNTEKQQQQEVVGENFHDLELAGYLQWLEEKPHHGGEEDQNSKEINEIDLMAEMFIANCHEKFRLEKQESDRRFQEMLARGL, encoded by the coding sequence ATGTTGAGTCCTCTCCAAATCTTctcaaaatcatcatcaacttcttcttcttcttcttctccttcatcaGCTTTGAGTTCTACCAATAAGCTCAAGAACCTTATCCAAACCCTCGTACTCTCCCACATGTGCAGGCTCATACGTTCTCTCTCCAAATTCAAAGCCATAATCCTCAACATCATTAACAACAACTACGATTCAACCATTGATTTCCCTCATCACCACTATTCTAGAAAGACCAATAGGATTATTCTCGGTTCTTTCAGGCTCCACTACAATTGGTGCTCGTCAAAATCCTCTACTGCTACTCATCACGTTCTTCCAGTGCTCCCAACAAAGAAATGGAACACCGAGAAGCAGCAACAACAAGAGGTAGTTGGTGAGAATTTCCATGACCTAGAGCTTGCAGGGTACTTGCAGTGGCTTGAGGAGAAGCCTCATCATGGCGGGGAAGAAGATCAGAATTCGAAAGAGATTAACGAGATTGATTTGATGGCTGAAATGTTCATTGCGAATTGCCATGAGAAGTTCAGGTTGGAAAAGCAAGAATCTGATAGAAGGTTCCAAGAAATGTTGGCTAGAGGATTGTGA